One Acidobacteriota bacterium DNA window includes the following coding sequences:
- a CDS encoding histidine triad nucleotide-binding protein encodes MADCLFCKIVAGQIPAKKVYEDERVFAFEDINPQAPTHLLIVPKQHMVGLKEAKPEDAEILGYCQLTAAKLARERGIEQGYRTVYNVGPGAGQSVFHLHLHLLGGRALRWPPG; translated from the coding sequence ATGGCTGATTGCCTGTTCTGCAAGATCGTCGCCGGCCAGATCCCCGCCAAGAAGGTCTACGAAGACGAGCGCGTCTTTGCCTTCGAAGACATCAATCCGCAAGCGCCCACGCACCTGCTCATCGTCCCCAAGCAACACATGGTCGGATTGAAGGAAGCGAAGCCGGAAGATGCCGAGATCCTCGGCTACTGCCAGCTCACCGCGGCGAAGCTCGCGCGCGAACGCGGCATCGAGCAGGGATATCGCACCGTGTACAACGTGGGTCCGGGCGCGGGACAGAGCGTCTTCCATCTCCACCTGCATCTACTGGGTGGAAGAGCGCTGCGGTGGCCGCCGGGCTAG
- a CDS encoding alpha/beta hydrolase, producing the protein MPHVTVGKENSSNIDLHYEDHGSGKPVVLIHGYPLSGTSWEKQIPELLAAGHRVITYDRRGFGKSSQPTTGYNYDTFAADLHHLIHHLELHDATLVGFSMGGGEVARYIGKYGTKAVSRAVIMGGVPPFLLKTADNPEGVDGAVFAGIEKAIKADRYAFFSEFFKNFFNTDLLMNDQNGKRISEDAVRASWNVAAGSSAIASLACVATWGEDFRADLAKIDVPTLVIHGEADRIVPLAASGARTAKLVKGARLHTIKDGPHAINWTHAEEVNAELLSFLAGAKRASSAPQSKEGVA; encoded by the coding sequence ATGCCGCACGTCACGGTTGGAAAAGAAAACTCGAGCAACATCGATCTTCATTACGAGGACCACGGCTCCGGCAAGCCGGTGGTGCTCATCCACGGATATCCGCTCAGCGGCACGTCGTGGGAGAAGCAGATCCCCGAACTGCTCGCCGCCGGCCACCGCGTGATCACCTATGACCGGCGCGGCTTTGGCAAATCGAGCCAGCCGACCACGGGCTACAACTACGATACTTTCGCCGCCGACCTGCACCACCTCATCCATCACCTCGAGCTGCACGACGCCACGCTGGTTGGGTTCTCCATGGGCGGTGGCGAGGTGGCGCGCTACATCGGTAAATATGGGACGAAAGCAGTGAGCCGCGCGGTGATCATGGGCGGCGTGCCGCCGTTCCTGCTCAAGACGGCGGACAATCCTGAAGGCGTGGACGGGGCGGTCTTCGCGGGCATCGAGAAGGCCATCAAGGCCGACCGCTATGCCTTCTTCAGCGAGTTCTTCAAGAACTTTTTCAACACCGATCTGCTCATGAACGACCAGAACGGCAAACGCATCAGCGAAGATGCGGTACGCGCAAGCTGGAACGTGGCCGCGGGATCGTCGGCGATCGCGAGCCTGGCGTGCGTGGCGACATGGGGCGAGGACTTCCGCGCTGACCTCGCGAAGATCGACGTGCCCACGCTGGTGATCCACGGCGAAGCGGATCGCATCGTGCCGCTCGCGGCTTCCGGCGCGCGGACGGCGAAACTGGTCAAGGGGGCGCGCCTGCACACCATCAAAGACGGGCCGCACGCCATTAACTGGACGCACGCCGAGGAGGTAAACGCCGAGTTGCTCAGCTTCCTCGCGGGCGCGAAGCGGGCCAGCTCGGCGCCGCAGTCGAAGGAAGGCGTGGCGTAG
- a CDS encoding DUF5694 domain-containing protein, which produces MRKIFVLLGTMAIATASSASWAQSDARPEATRPEIMILGTYHMSNPGHDVFNLQADDVQSPKRQQEIAQLMEVLQRFRPTKIAIEDDVGGKRARREYSDYLAGKYTLSRNEIDQIGYRLAKELGHKAIYPVDVDGDFPLLRAINYAKANGRAAEFDKMQARVGTRVKAEGDFLRSHTVLETLAYMNSDAMAAQAMAEYFDFVPYGEPWEYAGPDLLAAWYQRNIRIYSNIVKLVESPNERILVIYGAGHLGWLRQDAANDQTVRLRKLAEFTGKQ; this is translated from the coding sequence ATGAGGAAGATTTTCGTCTTGCTTGGGACGATGGCGATAGCGACAGCGTCTTCGGCTTCCTGGGCGCAATCGGACGCTCGTCCCGAGGCCACGCGCCCCGAGATCATGATCCTCGGGACGTATCACATGTCGAATCCCGGACACGATGTCTTCAACCTGCAAGCGGACGACGTGCAATCGCCGAAACGTCAGCAAGAGATCGCGCAACTGATGGAAGTGTTGCAGCGGTTTCGTCCCACCAAGATCGCGATCGAAGACGATGTCGGGGGCAAGCGAGCGCGACGAGAATATTCCGACTACCTTGCGGGGAAGTACACGCTTTCGCGCAACGAGATCGACCAGATCGGATATCGCCTGGCCAAGGAGCTGGGCCACAAGGCGATTTATCCCGTTGATGTGGATGGCGACTTCCCGCTGCTGCGGGCGATCAATTACGCGAAGGCCAACGGCCGCGCCGCCGAGTTCGACAAGATGCAAGCGCGCGTGGGCACGCGAGTGAAGGCGGAGGGTGATTTCCTGCGCTCGCATACGGTGCTCGAAACGCTGGCGTACATGAACTCCGACGCGATGGCAGCGCAAGCCATGGCCGAGTATTTCGACTTCGTCCCCTACGGCGAACCCTGGGAATATGCCGGGCCTGACCTGCTGGCCGCCTGGTATCAGAGGAACATCCGCATCTACTCCAATATCGTGAAGCTGGTGGAATCGCCGAACGAGCGGATCCTGGTGATCTATGGCGCCGGACACCTGGGATGGCTGCGGCAGGACGCCGCCAATGACCAGACGGTCAGGTTGCGGAAGCTGGCCGAGTTCACCGGGAAGCAGTAG
- a CDS encoding response regulator, whose product MNQGQNQPPHGGGGGRRRRRRHGGKQHNRGANGGQPMDGGQPMGGGQPGGGGGQHQGGQGAQPRGGGQPGGGGGGRNRRNRSRRGGGGQPAFVGPMDHSYRQNQGEGNGNSNSRPQGRYSNQSNRPQQFFNAPAIDPLPLREDATTRIYAFIEDLFFVTKMQDTARKLNVKLEFVKTVEELLEKVEQRAGEAPSLIVFDLNNVNAKPLQSIPKLRAKFKRGTSIVGFVSHVQGDLKLKAQEAGCDSVMPRSAFSQHLPQILRRHGAPDDLDEPQSQFGLGSGTQ is encoded by the coding sequence ATGAATCAAGGACAGAACCAGCCTCCGCATGGCGGAGGCGGCGGGCGCAGGCGCCGCCGGCGGCATGGCGGCAAGCAGCATAACCGCGGCGCGAATGGCGGCCAGCCTATGGACGGCGGCCAACCGATGGGTGGTGGCCAGCCCGGGGGCGGCGGTGGCCAGCACCAAGGTGGTCAGGGCGCCCAACCCCGTGGCGGCGGCCAGCCGGGTGGCGGAGGCGGTGGACGCAACCGCCGCAATCGCAGCCGGCGCGGCGGCGGCGGCCAGCCGGCATTCGTCGGACCCATGGACCACAGCTATCGCCAGAATCAGGGCGAGGGCAACGGTAACTCGAACTCCCGCCCGCAGGGCCGCTACAGCAACCAGTCCAACCGTCCCCAACAGTTCTTCAACGCGCCCGCGATCGACCCGCTCCCGCTGCGCGAAGACGCCACCACCCGCATCTACGCCTTCATCGAAGATCTGTTCTTCGTGACCAAGATGCAAGACACCGCGCGCAAGCTCAACGTGAAACTCGAGTTCGTGAAGACGGTGGAGGAGCTGCTCGAGAAAGTGGAGCAGCGCGCCGGGGAAGCGCCCTCGCTCATCGTCTTCGACCTGAACAATGTCAATGCCAAGCCGCTACAGTCGATCCCGAAGCTGCGCGCGAAGTTCAAGCGCGGTACCTCCATCGTGGGATTCGTCTCGCACGTGCAGGGCGACTTGAAGCTCAAGGCGCAGGAAGCAGGATGCGATAGCGTGATGCCACGCTCCGCCTTCTCGCAGCACCTGCCGCAGATACTCCGCCGGCACGGCGCGCCCGACGATCTCGATGAACCTCAATCGCAGTTCGGCCTGGGCTCGGGCACTCAGTAG
- a CDS encoding septal ring lytic transglycosylase RlpA family protein gives MRNVFRLRPPRLPALLFALALVLILLTGCGGKKRNSSARHIPTPPPTIATGSRPAPKPSPRSDDDQPHGKILYSETGIASWYGPPYHNRKAANGEIYDMQQPTAAHRTLPFGSLVRVTNVATGASTIVRINDRGPFITGRVIDLSLAAAKAIDVWRPGVALVRLDVLEAPADIRSGGRWCVQIGAFDDADTATELKQKLMRRYASAKVIQFSGPTGEWVRVRVPQDDKHQAEEVADATHTSAPVWLVRMD, from the coding sequence GTGAGGAACGTCTTTCGTTTACGGCCCCCGCGGCTCCCGGCCCTGCTCTTCGCGCTCGCGCTTGTCCTCATCTTGCTGACGGGTTGTGGCGGAAAGAAACGCAACTCCTCCGCGCGACACATTCCCACGCCGCCTCCGACCATCGCCACGGGTTCACGCCCCGCGCCGAAACCTTCGCCGCGCAGTGACGACGATCAGCCCCACGGCAAGATCCTCTACAGCGAGACCGGAATCGCCAGCTGGTACGGGCCGCCGTATCACAACCGCAAAGCGGCGAACGGCGAGATCTACGACATGCAGCAGCCCACCGCGGCCCATCGCACGCTTCCCTTCGGCTCACTGGTGCGGGTGACCAACGTCGCGACCGGCGCTTCGACCATCGTGCGCATCAACGATCGCGGACCGTTCATCACCGGCCGCGTGATCGACCTCTCCCTCGCCGCCGCGAAAGCTATCGACGTGTGGCGTCCGGGCGTCGCGCTGGTGCGGCTCGACGTGCTCGAGGCGCCGGCGGATATCCGCAGCGGTGGGCGCTGGTGCGTGCAGATCGGCGCCTTCGACGATGCCGACACAGCGACCGAGCTCAAGCAGAAGCTGATGCGCCGTTACGCTTCGGCGAAGGTCATACAGTTCAGCGGACCGACGGGTGAGTGGGTGCGCGTCCGCGTGCCGCAGGATGACAAACACCAGGCGGAAGAGGTGGCAGACGCTACGCATACCTCCGCGCCGGTGTGGCTCGTGCGCATGGACTGA